Genomic segment of Pseudomonadota bacterium:
TCCACGCGGCGTGTTCATCGTCGGTCTGATGCTCCCCGTGGCGGTGGGCACGGCCACCCTCGGTTGGTGGGCGACGGTCGCGTTTGGCTTCCTCGCCGGGGTGCTGTTGGCGAGGCGGCGTCGCGTGTTCTTGCCGGCGATGCTGGCCGGCGCCTTCGCCTGGGGCTTTCTGTTGGTGGTCGCTGCCTTCGGCATGGGTGAGGGGGCTCGTTTGGCGAATGCGGCCGGCGCGGTGATGGGGATCAACGGCCTGCTCTTCATCGCCCTGACGGTAGTCTTCGCGGGCCTCACTACGGGGTGTGCGGCGGTGGCCGGTCGCCTGCTGCGCTGGCGCTGACTCGGGCCCGACCGTGGCCCGCTGCCTGAGCGAGGATCGCCTCGGCCTGTGCTACCGCTACGACCCGCACTTCTGCGAGCCCTCGCTCGCCGATCGCTGGTTCGCGGAGTTGCGCGACACGGTGCCCTGGATCCAGCCGCAGGTGCGCGTGTACGGGCGTTGGCATCCGATGCCGCGTCTGACGGCGTGGGTCGCGGATGACGCGCGTCCCTACGCCTACTCCGGCGTCGAGCACGCGGCCGCGCCGTGGACGCCGACGCTCTCGGCCGTGCGCGAGGCGGTGGAGTGCGCCAGCGGCCACCGGTTCAACGCGGTGCTGTTGAATTTCTACCGCTCCGGGGCGGACACGGTGGGCTGGCACAGCGACGACGAGTCGGTGCTGGGGGATCGGCCGGTGATCGGCTCCGTCTCCCTGGGCGCCCCACGACGCTTTCGCTTTCGTCCCCATCCGCGGGCGCCTTCGAGGCCCGAGGCTGGGCCCGACGAGCAACCACGGTGTGAACTCCTGCTGGAGCACGGCAGTCTACTGGTGATGGAGGGCGATACGCAGCGCCGCTGGCAGCACTGCCTGCCGCGCGGGCGCGCCTCGCAGCCGCGCCTCAACCTGACCTTCCGCCAGTTGCACGATTAGGCGTCGGGGCGCCCCCGCTTCGCCGCTGTCGCACTGCCGATTGCACCCGTGCGCGGGGCCGCGCCAAAATGAGGAACTATGAAAACGCTAGCCAAGATCTCGGGCGGTACCGCCGTCTTGACCGTTCTGCTGCTCTGCGCGACGGGCGCCGCCTTCGCGCAAGAGTCCTGCCGCAAGCCCCAATCAACTGTGAACATTCCTGACGGCCAGTCGGCCTCGAAGGACGAGATGATTTCGGCGCAAACGGCCGTCAACGCGTTTCTGGACGAGATGAACGCGTACTTGGAATGCCTCGATGAGCGCGCCAAGGCGCTGCCAGAGGGTGAGTCCGGCAAGCGCGCACGGGTGATCAACGATGCCCGCTACACGGCGGCGCGCGATGAGATGCAGGACCTCGCCGAGAAGTTCAACTTGCAGGTGCGCGTCTACAAGCTGCGTTCGGAGCGGCCGAACTAGCGCCGCACCGCAGCCTGCCTAGCGCTCGTCCCCGCCCTGGTCGGCGATGCGGGCGAGCCGGTCT
This window contains:
- a CDS encoding alpha-ketoglutarate-dependent dioxygenase AlkB, with product MARCLSEDRLGLCYRYDPHFCEPSLADRWFAELRDTVPWIQPQVRVYGRWHPMPRLTAWVADDARPYAYSGVEHAAAPWTPTLSAVREAVECASGHRFNAVLLNFYRSGADTVGWHSDDESVLGDRPVIGSVSLGAPRRFRFRPHPRAPSRPEAGPDEQPRCELLLEHGSLLVMEGDTQRRWQHCLPRGRASQPRLNLTFRQLHD